Genomic window (Desulfobulbaceae bacterium):
ACGCTTTCTCAACTCTTTATTGGTTGCCGAAATAACCCGGACATCAAGCTTGATTGGTCGATGATCGCCAACTCGCTCAACCTCTTTTTCCTGCAGTACCCGCAGAAGTTTGGTCTGGGTACTCAAAGGAAGATCACCTATTTCGTCAAGAAAAATGCTTCCCCCGTTTGCCGCCTCGAATCGCCCAATTCTATTCGTCTCTGCACCCGTAAACGAGCCCTTGATATGGCCAAACAGTTCACTTTCAAGAAGATTTTCATTTAAGGCCGAACAGTTCACCTTAATAAAAGGTGAACTTTTACGACTACTATTTTGATGAATTGCCGAGGCAATCATCTCTTTTCCGGTTCCCGATTCACCGTAAATTATAATTGGCGCCTCCGATTGGGCCGCACTTCCAACAAGATCAAAGACGCTGCGCATTGCCAAGGAGTTGCCAATGATTCCATGGAAACTGTCGTCATAATGAAGCTGTTTACGTAATATGGCTATCTCGTTTTCCCTGGCAACGACATTACTTAAATCAATCAACGTCTCAATGCCGCCAACAACCTCTCCCCCGTCGTCTCGAATGACCGTGGCGTTTTTGAGCAGATGTATCGGGGAGCCGTCTTTTTTTCGAAAGGTACATTGACTACTCCGCACCCTTTGGTCTTTAAACAGTGCACAATACTTGTCAAGCCCGTCAGTTCTTGCCTGAAAACAGCGGTCGCAACGAAACACATCACATGATTTGCCAATAAGTTCTTCTGCAGAATAGCCCATCAGTTTTTCAAAGGATTTGTTCACAAAAATAATCTTGCCGTCTGGGGCAATGAGCATGAGGCCTTCTTGTATGGTTGCTATCACCGTTTCCCAGAATTGGGTACCAATATTTTTAAACATCACCGCCTCCATTTGTAATGAATACATCGCATCTAATGATGTTAACCTTTTAGCATTCTTCTTAACACTTTGTAAAGACATGTTGTTAATTGTTAACAATACCCACGACCAGTGTTTTATTATTTTTTTTAGTAATTTCAGACTTTTAGGCTTTCAAATTGGCCACGACTTAACAGTTGGCATTATCGTTGCTATTTGAACACTGAAAATATTGTGCCATGAAATTCTTAAAGTATCCCATCTATATTAAATACTTATTGTGAGGAGGTTGTTCGTTATGAAAAACAGAAAATTTGTCACCTTGGTATGTATTGCGTCTCTGGCAATAGCGGTTAAAAGCTTTGCAAACGAGGAACACAAGCAGATTGTCGGTCCATTCAGCACCCCTATGGAAGTGACGCAGAAATGCCTGGAATGCCACGAGAATGCGGCACATGATGTCATGCAGAGTAGTCATTGGACGTGGGAACTTGAACAGGATATTTCTGGTGAAAAAAATATTTTTCGCGGCAAGAAAAACGCCATCAATAATTTCTGCATTTCCATTAACGGTAACTGGCCACGGTGCACAAGCTGCCACATCAGTTACGGCTGGAAAGACAGCACCTTTGATTTTTCTGATAAATCGAGAGTGGATTGTCTCGTCTGTCACGATACAACCACAACTTACAAGAAGCCCGGCCCAGGGGCTGGTATGCCAGCAGGGTACACGGGTAATCCAAAACTGGACGAAAAAGCTGTTGATCTTGTCTTAGTTTCACAAAATGTTGGAATGCCAAGCAGGCAAAACTGCATTACCTGTCATGGATACGGCGGAGGCGGCAACAATGTCAAACATGGTGACATCGACTCATCCATGATAGATCCCAAAAAGAGCCACGACGTTCACATGGCCAGTGACGGAGAAAAATTCAGTTGTCAGAGTTGTCATGCCACAGAGAGTCATAAGATCAAAGGCAACGCCATGGTGGTCTCACCTGGAGGAAAAGAACACGTCTCCTGCACGGACTGTCATGATCATGAACCCCACCAAGAGTCGCTGCTCAATAGCCATATGGATACAATTGCCTGCCAAACGTGTCATATTCCAACTTTTGCCAAAGAGATGCCTACCAAGATGTCATGGGATTGGTCAACTGCAGGTGAAGATCGAATCACCCCTGAACATGATGAGTATGGCAAATCAACCTACGACAAAAAGAAAGGCGACTTCATCTGGGGCAAGGATGTTGTCCCAACCTATGCCTGGTACAACGGTTCGGGTGGAGCATATCACCTTGGCAACAAAATTGATCCTGATGCGATTACCAAGCTGAGCTGGCCAGAAGGCGATAGAGAGGACGCCAAGGCAAAAATATATCC
Coding sequences:
- a CDS encoding tetrathionate reductase family octaheme c-type cytochrome, whose translation is MKNRKFVTLVCIASLAIAVKSFANEEHKQIVGPFSTPMEVTQKCLECHENAAHDVMQSSHWTWELEQDISGEKNIFRGKKNAINNFCISINGNWPRCTSCHISYGWKDSTFDFSDKSRVDCLVCHDTTTTYKKPGPGAGMPAGYTGNPKLDEKAVDLVLVSQNVGMPSRQNCITCHGYGGGGNNVKHGDIDSSMIDPKKSHDVHMASDGEKFSCQSCHATESHKIKGNAMVVSPGGKEHVSCTDCHDHEPHQESLLNSHMDTIACQTCHIPTFAKEMPTKMSWDWSTAGEDRITPEHDEYGKSTYDKKKGDFIWGKDVVPTYAWYNGSGGAYHLGNKIDPDAITKLSWPEGDREDAKAKIYPFKVHKGMQIYDKKYSYLITPKVFGSKKDPDAYWVNYDWNKAAAAGMKASGLAYSGEYGFAPTEMYWRINHMVVPAKDALSCLDCHGDKGRFDWKALGYKADPMRDKSASRSRHISLR
- a CDS encoding sigma 54-interacting transcriptional regulator, producing MSLQSVKKNAKRLTSLDAMYSLQMEAVMFKNIGTQFWETVIATIQEGLMLIAPDGKIIFVNKSFEKLMGYSAEELIGKSCDVFRCDRCFQARTDGLDKYCALFKDQRVRSSQCTFRKKDGSPIHLLKNATVIRDDGGEVVGGIETLIDLSNVVARENEIAILRKQLHYDDSFHGIIGNSLAMRSVFDLVGSAAQSEAPIIIYGESGTGKEMIASAIHQNSSRKSSPFIKVNCSALNENLLESELFGHIKGSFTGAETNRIGRFEAANGGSIFLDEIGDLPLSTQTKLLRVLQEKEVERVGDHRPIKLDVRVISATNKELRKR